One genomic window of Legionella jordanis includes the following:
- a CDS encoding SOS response-associated peptidase — MCGRFALETDLEAIYEQFGIKDTITLPASYNIAPTEQALCLKKAEGGLIALTMKWGITPWYSRGKAKPKLLINARAESIASKPTFRQSLKYRRCLLIMSGFFEWQDQSKNLKIKQPYYFKREDNKLMAVAAVYDNERMTDGKVIPSCCLLTTEANETVGKLHDRMPWLLTENQQKQWLLEQVFDEHSLKKMIKERGNIPLSLYPVTPNVNSALYKESDCISSIDGTTP, encoded by the coding sequence ATGTGTGGTCGATTCGCATTGGAAACCGATTTGGAGGCCATTTACGAGCAATTCGGCATAAAAGATACAATAACTTTGCCCGCAAGTTACAATATAGCCCCAACGGAACAAGCTTTATGTTTAAAAAAAGCCGAAGGCGGGTTGATTGCCCTCACTATGAAATGGGGTATTACCCCCTGGTATTCTCGAGGTAAAGCAAAACCTAAACTTTTAATTAATGCTCGCGCCGAAAGCATTGCAAGTAAACCTACTTTCCGTCAAAGCCTAAAATATCGCCGCTGTTTACTCATTATGAGCGGTTTTTTTGAATGGCAAGATCAATCGAAGAATTTAAAAATCAAACAACCTTATTATTTTAAACGGGAAGACAACAAGCTCATGGCTGTTGCTGCCGTCTATGATAATGAACGGATGACCGATGGCAAAGTTATACCAAGTTGCTGTTTGCTAACGACTGAAGCCAATGAAACAGTAGGAAAACTGCATGACAGAATGCCTTGGCTTTTAACTGAAAATCAGCAAAAGCAATGGCTTTTGGAGCAGGTTTTTGATGAGCATTCCTTGAAAAAAATGATTAAGGAAAGAGGGAATATTCCGTTGAGCCTTTATCCTGTTACCCCAAATGTAAATAGTGCTTTATACAAGGAATCAGATTGCATTAGCTCCATTGATGGAACCACTCCATAA
- the ligD gene encoding non-homologous end-joining DNA ligase: MAKSKDKKAHHSHLKPSGMPETISAQLATLVDHPPCGDDWLHEIKFDGYRILAIKCGKHAQLLSRNNKDWTDEFPSIREAISQLTVKQAIFDGELVFLDDSNRSNFQLLQNRLQTNFDLSLIYYVFDLLYYDEYDLRSLPLIKRKEILKSLLPEAAITLQYSEHILDKGEAVFQRACALSLEGIISKKINSPYMGGRAKTWLKIKCSHRQELVVGGFTPPKGGRAYFGSLYLGYFNKNKELIYCGNVGTGFTQNSLAELHHELKNCISSHNPFNSRPPGIKTATWVLPQLVVEVEFTEWTKEGRLRHPSFKGLRKDKDASEIIREKETPIEKLEQHYSIKNLTTDKN; this comes from the coding sequence GTGGCGAAATCCAAAGATAAAAAGGCACATCATTCCCACCTTAAACCCTCTGGGATGCCTGAAACCATTTCAGCTCAACTGGCGACCTTAGTTGATCATCCTCCATGCGGTGATGATTGGCTGCATGAAATAAAATTCGATGGCTATCGCATTCTTGCTATTAAATGCGGCAAACATGCACAATTACTATCGCGTAATAATAAAGATTGGACTGATGAATTTCCAAGTATTCGAGAGGCTATTTCGCAATTAACTGTGAAACAGGCCATTTTCGATGGGGAACTCGTTTTTCTGGATGATAGCAACCGCTCTAACTTTCAACTTTTGCAGAACCGCCTACAGACCAATTTCGATTTGTCACTCATTTACTATGTTTTTGATCTACTTTATTACGACGAATACGATTTGCGTTCTTTACCTTTGATTAAACGCAAGGAGATTTTGAAATCCTTACTCCCCGAAGCTGCAATTACCCTGCAGTATAGTGAGCACATTCTTGATAAAGGGGAAGCTGTTTTCCAGCGGGCCTGCGCTTTATCGCTTGAAGGTATTATCTCTAAAAAAATAAACAGTCCTTATATGGGTGGCCGGGCCAAAACCTGGCTTAAGATCAAATGCAGTCATCGTCAGGAATTGGTTGTAGGTGGGTTTACACCACCCAAAGGAGGGCGTGCTTATTTCGGTTCTCTGTACCTTGGCTATTTTAATAAAAACAAGGAACTGATTTACTGTGGAAATGTAGGGACTGGTTTTACTCAAAACTCTTTGGCTGAGCTTCATCATGAGCTTAAAAACTGCATCAGTTCGCATAATCCCTTTAATTCTCGCCCTCCAGGGATAAAAACCGCCACCTGGGTCCTACCTCAATTGGTGGTGGAGGTTGAGTTCACGGAATGGACAAAAGAAGGTCGTTTAAGGCATCCAAGCTTCAAAGGCTTGCGAAAGGATAAAGATGCCTCTGAGATTATCAGGGAAAAAGAAACCCCCATTGAGAAGCTTGAGCAACATTACAGTATAAAAAACCTGACAACTGATAAAAATTGA